A region of Chelonia mydas isolate rCheMyd1 chromosome 7, rCheMyd1.pri.v2, whole genome shotgun sequence DNA encodes the following proteins:
- the LOC102936239 gene encoding annexin A8, whose translation MAWWKGWRDEDGSSVKGALSFDPTPDAQVLYKAMKGLGTDEQAIIDVLTKRRSAQRQQIARSFKEQFGQDLIASLKSELSGKFERLIIALMYPPFKYDSKELHDALKGLGTSEGVIIEILASRTKVQIKEIIKAYKEEYGSNLEEDIRSDTSGYFEQILVCLLQGERDDPRCYMDSATVLQDAQALYDAGEKIRGTDEIQFITILCTRSATHLLRVFDEYQKLASKSLEDSIQSETHGSLEDAMLAIVKCTKNIHSYFAERLYHALKGAGTCDGTLIRIIVSRSEIDLNLVKAEFLKIAGKSLSTMILEDTSGDYKTALLNLCGSDK comes from the exons ATGGCATGGTGGAAGGGCTGG CGTGATGAAGATGGCAGCTCAGTGAAAGGCGCCCTGAGCTTTGACCCCACACCCGATGCCCAAGTTCTGTATAAAGCCATGAAAGGACTCG GGACAGACGAACAGGCTATAATCGATGTCCTCACCAAAAGGAGGAGCGCACAGCGTCAACAGATTGCCAGATCGTTCAAGGAACAGTTTGGACAG GATCTTATTGCCAGCTTGAAGTCTGAACTGAGTGGCAAGTTTGAGAGGCTCATCATAGCCCTTATGTACCCACCGTTCAAATACGATTCCAAGGAATTACATGATGCCCTGAAG GGTCTAGGAACAAGCGAAGGGGTCATTATAGAGATCCTGGCATCACGGACAAAAGTGCAAATTAAAGAAATAATCAAAGCTTACAAAGAAG AGTATGGTTCTAACCTGGAAGAGGACATCAGATCGGACACAAGTGGCTACTTCGAGCAGATATTGGTTTGCCTCCTTCAG GGCGAGAGGGATGATCCAAGATGCTATATGGATTCAGCGACGGTGCTTCAGGACGCACAG GCTCTTTACGATGCTGGGGAGAAGATACGGGGCACCGATGAGATCCAATTCATCACCATCCTGTGCACCAGGAGTGCCACCCACTTGCTGAGAG TCTTTGATGAATACCAGAAGCTCGCCAGTAAAAGTCTAGAAGACAGCATCCAGAGTGAAACCCACGGCTCACTAGAAGATGCCATGCTGGCTATTG TGAAATGCACaaagaacatccacagttacttCGCAGAGCGGCTGTACCATGCCTTGAAG GGGGCAGGCACTTGTGATGGGACCCTCATAAGGATCATCGTTTCCAGGAGTGAAATTGACTTAAATCTCGTCAAGGCTGAGTTCTTAAAGATTGCAGGCAAATCCCTCTCCACCATGATTCTG GAGGACACGAGTGGTGATTACAAGACAGCCTTGCTGAATCTCTGTGGCAGTGATAAATGA